One region of Epilithonimonas zeae genomic DNA includes:
- the tsaD gene encoding tRNA (adenosine(37)-N6)-threonylcarbamoyltransferase complex transferase subunit TsaD has translation MSASIILGIESSCDDTSAAVISGSKILSNVAANQEIHNEYGGVVPELASRAHQQNIIPVVEKAFSKANIQQNEICAIGFTRGPGLLGSLLVGTSFAKSLAMSLDVPLIEVNHLQAHILAHFIDDANPKPPTFPFLCLTVSGGHTMIVLVKDYFDMEIIGKTIDDAAGEAFDKIGKIFDLDYPAGPIVDRLAKEGNPDAFKFNKPKMEGYDYSFSGIKTSVLYFIQKEVRKNPDFIKDNINDLCASVQKSIIKILMDKLEKAAKELNINDIAIAGGVSANSGLRKAMEENREKLGWNIFIPKFEYTTDNAAMIAMVAKLKYERGEFTDIRTTATAKYDL, from the coding sequence ATGAGTGCATCAATTATTTTAGGTATAGAATCTTCTTGTGACGACACTTCTGCAGCCGTTATCAGCGGTAGCAAAATCCTTTCCAATGTGGCTGCCAATCAAGAAATCCACAACGAATATGGTGGCGTTGTCCCCGAGTTGGCTTCCAGAGCGCATCAGCAAAACATCATCCCTGTCGTAGAAAAAGCATTCTCAAAAGCAAATATACAACAAAATGAGATTTGCGCGATTGGTTTCACCAGAGGTCCGGGACTTTTGGGTTCACTCTTAGTAGGAACCTCTTTTGCGAAATCTCTGGCAATGAGTTTGGACGTTCCGCTGATAGAAGTCAATCATTTACAGGCTCATATTTTGGCACATTTTATTGATGATGCCAATCCTAAACCACCCACTTTTCCGTTTTTATGTTTGACGGTTTCCGGTGGTCATACAATGATAGTTTTGGTTAAGGATTATTTCGATATGGAAATCATCGGAAAAACCATTGACGATGCTGCAGGTGAAGCGTTTGACAAAATAGGAAAAATCTTCGACCTCGATTATCCTGCCGGGCCAATTGTGGATAGATTAGCAAAAGAAGGAAATCCCGACGCTTTCAAATTCAACAAACCGAAAATGGAAGGTTATGATTATTCTTTCAGTGGGATTAAAACTTCGGTTTTATATTTTATTCAGAAAGAGGTAAGAAAGAATCCAGATTTCATCAAGGATAATATCAATGATCTTTGTGCTTCTGTTCAAAAATCGATCATCAAAATCCTAATGGATAAACTGGAAAAAGCGGCGAAAGAACTCAATATAAACGATATTGCGATTGCCGGCGGTGTTTCTGCCAATTCCGGACTTAGAAAAGCAATGGAAGAAAACCGTGAAAAATTGGGTTGGAATATCTTCATTCCAAAATTCGAATACACGACAGACAATGCCGCAATGATTGCAATGGTTGCCAAACTGAAATATGAACGTGGCGAGTTTACGGATATTAGGACAACGGCTACGGCGAAGTATGATTTGTAG
- a CDS encoding DUF808 family protein, protein MASGFFAILDDIGALMDDIAVTSKLATKKTAGILGDDLAVNAEKATGFLSSREIPVLWAITKGSFINKLIIIPIIFLLKWLYEPAITYILIIGGIYLAYEGVEKIIEFLFHRNKKGQEVVEESTLPEEDEKSEKSKISSAIKTDFILSLEIVIIALGTVIEKQHPLLTQILSVSFVAIIATVGVYGIVALIVRMDDAGFFLMKKSGNKGFYSGLGQVLIKALPIVIKILGVVGTIALLLVSGEIFLHNIDYIHHLLPENIFSKFGLGMVFGLAAVLLATVGKKIISIVKPAKK, encoded by the coding sequence ATGGCTTCAGGATTCTTTGCAATCTTAGACGATATCGGTGCGTTGATGGACGACATCGCAGTAACCAGCAAATTAGCAACTAAAAAAACTGCCGGAATCCTCGGAGATGACCTTGCAGTAAATGCAGAAAAAGCAACCGGATTTTTATCATCTCGCGAGATTCCTGTTCTTTGGGCAATTACCAAAGGTTCTTTCATCAATAAGCTGATTATCATCCCAATTATATTTTTACTCAAATGGCTTTATGAGCCAGCAATCACTTATATTTTGATTATTGGCGGAATTTATTTGGCTTACGAAGGTGTTGAAAAAATCATCGAATTTCTTTTTCACAGAAATAAAAAAGGACAAGAGGTTGTAGAAGAAAGCACTTTACCAGAAGAAGATGAGAAATCAGAAAAATCAAAAATCAGTTCGGCTATCAAAACCGATTTTATTTTGTCTTTGGAAATTGTGATTATCGCATTAGGAACCGTAATTGAGAAACAACATCCTCTTTTGACTCAGATTCTGAGTGTTTCTTTCGTTGCAATCATAGCAACAGTAGGCGTTTACGGAATTGTTGCTTTGATTGTCAGAATGGATGATGCCGGTTTTTTCCTAATGAAAAAGTCAGGGAACAAAGGATTTTACTCTGGTCTTGGACAAGTTTTGATTAAGGCTTTACCAATTGTCATCAAAATTCTTGGCGTTGTTGGAACTATCGCTTTGTTGTTGGTTTCCGGGGAAATTTTTCTTCATAATATCGATTATATACACCATTTGCTTCCTGAAAATATCTTTTCAAAATTCGGATTGGGGATGGTTTTTGGTCTGGCTGCGGTTTTATTGGCAACAGTTGGCAAGAAAATAATTTCAATTGTAAAACCTGCTAAAAAATAA